In Candidatus Methylomirabilota bacterium, one DNA window encodes the following:
- a CDS encoding enoyl-CoA hydratase/isomerase family protein, which yields MPRPETMRLAVDGPRAWLTLDRPEVLNAGDARFVRDLGAVVAELSARPEVRVVVLTGAGRAFCTGVDLKALASGAVGLPDFVAWEDAMVAIERIDTLFVAGINGHCLGGGLQLALVCDYRLAAEDALLGLPAVKECLIPSMSLYRLPRLIGLARAKELILLGEPIAAREAERYGLVNRVVPAADFPKALDETVERFLALPPASVRASKRLATRAFDLDFDTFRREMNRELAACLGSEEHRRAMDEIRARTKR from the coding sequence GACGGCCCAAGGGCATGGCTCACCCTCGACCGCCCCGAGGTCCTGAACGCGGGCGACGCGCGCTTCGTGCGCGACCTCGGCGCCGTCGTGGCCGAGTTGTCGGCGCGGCCCGAGGTCCGCGTGGTCGTGCTGACGGGCGCCGGGCGCGCGTTCTGCACGGGCGTGGATCTCAAGGCGCTCGCGTCGGGCGCCGTGGGCCTCCCGGACTTCGTCGCGTGGGAAGACGCGATGGTGGCGATCGAGCGGATTGACACGCTCTTCGTCGCCGGGATCAACGGCCACTGCCTCGGGGGCGGCCTCCAGCTCGCGCTCGTGTGCGACTACCGGCTCGCGGCGGAGGACGCGCTCCTCGGCCTCCCCGCGGTGAAGGAGTGCCTGATCCCCTCGATGTCGCTCTACCGCCTGCCGCGGCTCATCGGGCTCGCGCGCGCCAAGGAGCTCATCCTGCTCGGCGAGCCCATCGCGGCGCGCGAGGCCGAGCGGTACGGGCTCGTCAATCGGGTCGTTCCGGCCGCCGACTTTCCGAAGGCGCTCGACGAGACGGTCGAGCGGTTCCTCGCGCTCCCGCCGGCGAGCGTGCGCGCGAGCAAGCGGCTCGCGACGCGCGCGTTCGATCTCGACTTCGACACGTTCCGCCGCGAGATGAACCGGGAGCTCGCCGCGTGCCTCGGCTCCGAGGAGCACCGCCGGGCGATGGACGAGATCCGCGCCCGGACGAAGCGCTAG